One genomic segment of Cellulophaga sp. HaHaR_3_176 includes these proteins:
- a CDS encoding YpdA family putative bacillithiol disulfide reductase yields MNTLDLIIIGGGPIGIACGLEAQKKGLTYLILEKGPIVNSLFNYPVNMQFFSSSDKLEINEIPFISNEAKPRRSEALEYYRRIVTSNKLNINLFEKVENINSANDIFTVISSKKTYTATNVVIATGFYDIPNTMNVPGEDLDKVKHYYNDPHFYAQQKIAVIGASNSAIDAALECYRKGADVSLIIRGDEIGQRVKYWVRPDIVNRIEEGSIKAYYNATIKEIESDKVIINTPEGEVTLDNDYVLALIGYKPNFSFLEKLGIELSDDEKRLPNYDPDTMETNVSNLYLAGVICGGMETHKWFIENSRVHAQMIVKSILEKK; encoded by the coding sequence ATGAATACTCTCGATCTTATTATTATTGGTGGTGGACCAATTGGTATTGCTTGCGGTTTAGAAGCTCAAAAAAAAGGACTTACTTATTTAATTTTAGAAAAAGGCCCTATTGTAAACTCTTTATTTAACTACCCGGTTAACATGCAATTTTTCTCTTCTTCTGATAAATTAGAGATTAATGAAATACCATTTATTAGTAACGAAGCAAAACCAAGGCGTAGTGAGGCTCTTGAATATTATCGCAGAATAGTTACGAGTAACAAACTCAATATTAATTTGTTCGAAAAGGTAGAAAATATAAATTCTGCTAACGATATATTTACCGTTATCTCTTCAAAAAAAACATATACAGCCACAAACGTAGTTATCGCAACTGGTTTTTATGACATTCCGAATACAATGAATGTACCAGGTGAAGATTTAGATAAGGTGAAACATTACTACAATGATCCACATTTTTACGCACAACAGAAAATAGCAGTTATTGGCGCTAGTAATTCTGCCATTGATGCTGCATTAGAGTGTTATAGAAAGGGTGCTGATGTTAGTTTAATTATTAGAGGTGATGAAATTGGGCAACGAGTTAAATACTGGGTACGCCCTGATATTGTAAATAGAATTGAAGAAGGTAGTATTAAAGCCTATTATAACGCAACTATTAAAGAAATTGAATCTGATAAAGTTATAATTAACACTCCTGAAGGAGAAGTAACTTTAGATAATGATTATGTTCTTGCACTTATCGGTTACAAGCCGAATTTTAGTTTTTTAGAAAAATTAGGCATCGAACTATCTGATGATGAAAAGAGGCTTCCTAATTACGACCCTGATACTATGGAAACTAATGTATCTAATTTATATTTAGCTGGTGTTATTTGTGGCGGTATGGAAACTCACAAATGGTTTATAGAAAACTCAAGAGTACATGCTCAAATGATTGTAAAATCTATTTTAGAAAAAAAATAG
- the rpsO gene encoding 30S ribosomal protein S15, whose translation MYLTKEVKAEIFKKHGGVEANTGSAEGQIALFTHRINHLTGHLKNNRKDFNTERSLVKLVGKRRSLLDYLIKKDITRYRAIIKELGIRK comes from the coding sequence ATGTATTTAACAAAAGAAGTAAAAGCTGAAATTTTTAAAAAACACGGAGGTGTTGAAGCAAACACAGGTTCTGCTGAAGGACAAATTGCTTTATTTACACACCGTATCAACCACCTAACTGGGCATTTAAAAAACAACCGTAAAGATTTTAACACGGAACGTTCTTTAGTAAAACTAGTAGGTAAAAGAAGAAGCCTTTTAGATTATTTAATTAAGAAAGATATTACAAGATATCGTGCTATAATTAAAGAATTAGGAATTAGAAAATAA
- a CDS encoding RNA polymerase sigma factor RpoD/SigA, whose product MRQLKITKQVTNRETASLDKYLQEIGKVDLITADEEVELAQRIKKGDQVALEKLTKANLRFVVSVAKQYQNQGLTLPDLINEGNLGLIKAAQRFDETRGFKFISYAVWWIRQSILQALAEQSRIVRLPLNKIGSINKINKTFAFLEQAHERQPSPEEIAKELDMTVDDVKQSLKNSGRHVSMDAPLIDGENSNLYDVLRSGESPNPDRELLHESLRTEIERALETLTPREADVIRLYFGLAGQHSMTLEEIGETFDLTRERVRQIKEKAIRRLKHTSRSKILKTYLG is encoded by the coding sequence ATGAGACAGCTAAAGATTACAAAACAGGTAACCAACAGGGAAACCGCTTCGTTAGACAAATATTTACAAGAAATTGGTAAAGTAGATTTAATTACTGCCGATGAAGAAGTAGAATTAGCTCAGCGAATTAAAAAAGGTGATCAAGTTGCTTTGGAAAAACTTACCAAAGCAAACTTAAGATTTGTGGTATCTGTTGCAAAACAATACCAAAACCAAGGACTTACTCTTCCTGATTTAATTAACGAAGGTAACCTAGGTTTAATTAAAGCTGCTCAACGTTTTGATGAAACGCGTGGATTTAAGTTTATTTCTTATGCCGTTTGGTGGATTCGTCAATCTATATTACAAGCATTAGCAGAGCAATCTCGTATTGTGCGTTTGCCTTTAAACAAAATTGGTTCAATCAATAAAATTAATAAAACTTTTGCTTTCTTAGAGCAGGCACATGAACGCCAGCCTTCACCAGAAGAAATTGCAAAAGAATTAGATATGACTGTTGATGATGTAAAACAGTCTTTAAAAAATTCAGGCCGTCACGTATCTATGGATGCTCCATTAATTGATGGTGAAAACTCTAACCTTTACGATGTATTACGTAGTGGTGAGTCTCCAAACCCTGATAGAGAATTATTGCACGAATCACTTAGAACTGAAATTGAAAGGGCTTTAGAAACATTAACACCAAGAGAAGCTGACGTTATTCGCTTATACTTTGGTCTTGCTGGTCAACACTCTATGACGCTTGAAGAAATTGGTGAAACTTTTGATTTAACAAGAGAACGTGTTCGTCAAATTAAAGAAAAAGCTATTCGAAGATTAAAACATACTTCAAGAAGTAAAATTTTAAAAACATATCTTGGGTAA
- a CDS encoding tRNA (cytidine(34)-2'-O)-methyltransferase, translated as MALNIVLFEPEIPNNTGNIGRLSLASGSHLHLVKPFGFELSDKRVKRAGLDYWKHISLTIYESIDDFYAQHKNKNFAYFSSHGNKTHWDIKFTDDMFLIFGKESSGLSKDIISANTDKLYKIPLHSNHIRSLNLANAVSIAVYEGLRQLNQ; from the coding sequence ATGGCTTTAAATATTGTTTTATTTGAACCTGAAATACCTAATAACACTGGCAATATTGGGCGCTTAAGTTTAGCTTCAGGTAGTCACCTACATTTAGTAAAACCTTTTGGTTTTGAATTAAGTGATAAACGTGTAAAAAGAGCTGGACTTGATTACTGGAAACATATATCGCTTACTATTTATGAAAGCATTGATGATTTTTATGCGCAACATAAAAACAAAAACTTTGCATACTTCTCTAGCCACGGAAATAAAACTCACTGGGATATCAAGTTTACAGATGATATGTTTTTAATTTTCGGCAAAGAATCTTCAGGTTTATCAAAAGACATTATTTCTGCTAACACTGATAAGTTATACAAAATACCACTACATAGTAATCACATTAGAAGTTTAAACCTTGCTAATGCAGTAAGTATTGCTGTATATGAAGGGCTGAGACAATTAAATCAATAG
- the fbaA gene encoding class II fructose-bisphosphate aldolase → MAHNIKPGVATGDQVQEVFNYAKEKGFALPAVNVIGSDTINSVLETAASLNAPVIIQFSNGGAQFNAGKGLSNDGQKAAIQGAVAGAKHIHQLAEAYGATVILHTDHCAKKLLPWIDGLLDASEEHYAATGKSLFSSHMIDLSEEPLEENIAICKEYLTRMAKMEMTLEIELGITGGEEDGVDNSDVDDSKLYTQPEEVAYAYEELSKVSPRFTIAAAFGNVHGVYKPGNVKLTPKILKNSQEYISKKYNVEHNHIDFVFHGGSGSTVEEIREGISYGVIKMNIDTDLQYAFLEGIRDYVQDKKDYLQGQIGNPNGADEPNKKFYDPRVWLREGEKTFITRLKKAFEDLNNVNTL, encoded by the coding sequence ATGGCTCATAATATCAAACCAGGTGTTGCAACTGGAGATCAAGTACAAGAGGTATTTAACTATGCTAAAGAAAAAGGCTTTGCTTTGCCTGCAGTAAATGTTATCGGATCAGATACAATAAATAGTGTTTTAGAGACTGCAGCAAGTTTAAATGCTCCTGTCATCATTCAATTTTCTAACGGAGGTGCTCAATTTAACGCTGGTAAAGGATTATCTAATGATGGTCAAAAAGCAGCTATACAAGGTGCAGTAGCAGGAGCTAAACATATACACCAACTTGCAGAAGCTTACGGAGCAACTGTAATTTTACATACTGACCACTGTGCTAAGAAATTATTACCTTGGATAGATGGACTTTTAGATGCTAGTGAAGAACACTATGCCGCTACAGGAAAATCTTTATTTAGCTCTCATATGATAGATTTATCAGAAGAGCCTTTGGAAGAAAACATAGCAATCTGTAAAGAGTACCTTACAAGAATGGCTAAAATGGAAATGACTTTAGAAATAGAGTTAGGTATTACAGGTGGTGAAGAAGATGGTGTTGACAACTCTGATGTTGATGATTCTAAATTATATACACAACCCGAAGAAGTAGCTTATGCTTACGAAGAACTTTCAAAAGTAAGTCCTAGATTTACAATTGCAGCTGCTTTTGGTAACGTTCATGGTGTTTACAAGCCTGGCAACGTAAAATTAACTCCAAAAATATTAAAAAATTCTCAAGAATATATTTCAAAAAAATACAATGTAGAGCATAATCATATTGATTTTGTATTCCATGGTGGTTCAGGTTCTACAGTTGAAGAAATTAGAGAAGGTATTAGCTACGGTGTAATTAAAATGAATATCGATACTGATTTACAATATGCTTTCTTAGAAGGTATTCGTGATTATGTTCAAGATAAAAAAGATTACTTACAAGGACAAATTGGCAACCCTAACGGTGCTGATGAGCCTAATAAAAAGTTTTACGATCCAAGAGTATGGTTACGTGAAGGGGAAAAAACTTTTATTACACGTTTAAAAAAGGCTTTTGAAGACCTTAATAATGTTAACACACTTTAA
- a CDS encoding BamA/TamA family outer membrane protein, with the protein MKNNTVKIVLLFLAFIITSCNALKRVEDDELLLIGYTIKANEEKVKDANVKSFISQKPNSKLLGYPLRLNLYNLAKKDPDSSYQVWLHKKEKREKRLENLISKKQLDSLGESFVVKGYSEWLKKIGEAPVIIDTAITNKSLNRIKAYYGNRGYFNTTGGYQVDSSKRKKRATVTYNLNLGKPFIVDTTFRKIASPAIDSIYLLNKKDSYIDENTQFDLTNFNNERERLTDLFRNTGVYNFQESSIFYNIISDTTVTADDQKMEIQLNIDNLKKRGDTSKTEYKVYKFNEINIYADHLYANKPGELDSISYDGFKILYKRKLKYKPKALTDAIFLKKDSIYRDINRVRTYRQITSLNNFKYPTIEIIPDSSNATLKTNIYLSARDKYSFGFDADITRSNIQFAGLSFTPTLTVRNVFGGAENLSISGRANIGASSDPNITDTQFFNILEFGGDVTLDFPRIWMPFVDTKKIIPFYMLPQTRVTVGTSLQKNIGLDKQTFNAILGYNWTPKTEVKNQIELLNIQYVRNVNQDRFYNVYQNSYSRLDNIADDYETEPSLTSFYDDTDDTGRLRLTIPDGTTGFTNAILSGSVASTEDDFSQVRSLEERRDRLTQNNLIFTTNYSFSKSNKATLTDNSFHQFKFKLESAGNFLSAISEVINFEEDENQNKLILGVPYSQYVKTEFDYIKHWELSPSNVLAFRSFFGIAVPFGNSDNIPFARSYFAGGSYDNRAWSPYSLGPGRTDNENDFNEANLKIALNLEYRFPIAGNIKGALFADGGNIWNVYDNVEDPDATFNGISSLKDVALGTGFGVRYDFTYFVFRVDLGFKTYNPANEISKRWFRDFNFSDSVIQIGINYPF; encoded by the coding sequence TTGAAAAACAATACTGTAAAAATAGTCTTATTATTTTTAGCTTTCATAATCACGTCTTGCAATGCTCTAAAAAGAGTTGAGGATGATGAGCTTCTTCTCATTGGCTATACAATTAAAGCTAATGAAGAAAAGGTTAAAGACGCTAATGTAAAAAGTTTTATTTCTCAAAAACCAAACAGCAAATTACTAGGCTACCCACTTAGGCTTAACTTATATAATTTAGCAAAAAAAGATCCCGATTCATCATACCAAGTTTGGTTACATAAAAAAGAAAAAAGGGAAAAGAGGCTTGAAAATCTTATTTCAAAAAAACAATTAGATAGTCTAGGTGAATCTTTTGTAGTAAAAGGTTATAGTGAGTGGCTAAAAAAAATAGGAGAAGCACCTGTAATAATTGATACCGCTATAACAAATAAGTCGTTAAACAGAATAAAAGCATATTACGGCAATAGAGGTTATTTTAATACCACAGGAGGTTATCAAGTAGATAGTTCTAAAAGAAAAAAAAGAGCTACAGTTACTTACAATCTAAATCTCGGCAAGCCATTTATAGTTGATACTACTTTTAGAAAAATCGCATCTCCTGCTATAGATTCTATTTATCTTTTAAATAAAAAAGACTCCTATATCGATGAAAATACGCAATTCGACCTTACCAATTTTAATAATGAAAGAGAGCGTTTAACTGACCTATTTAGAAATACCGGCGTTTATAACTTTCAAGAAAGCTCTATTTTTTACAATATTATATCAGATACAACTGTAACCGCTGATGATCAAAAAATGGAAATTCAATTAAATATTGATAATCTTAAAAAAAGAGGCGATACAAGTAAAACTGAATATAAGGTGTATAAGTTTAATGAAATTAACATTTATGCAGATCACCTATATGCAAATAAACCTGGTGAGCTCGATTCTATTTCTTATGACGGTTTCAAGATACTCTATAAAAGAAAATTAAAATATAAGCCAAAAGCACTTACTGACGCCATTTTCTTAAAAAAAGACAGTATTTATAGAGATATTAACAGAGTAAGAACGTACCGACAAATTACGAGTCTTAATAATTTTAAATACCCCACAATAGAGATTATTCCTGACAGCAGTAATGCAACTTTAAAAACCAACATTTACTTGAGCGCTAGAGACAAATACTCTTTTGGTTTTGATGCTGATATAACAAGGTCTAACATTCAATTTGCTGGCCTATCATTTACACCAACCCTTACTGTCCGTAATGTATTTGGAGGTGCAGAAAATTTAAGCATTTCAGGAAGAGCTAATATTGGAGCTTCAAGTGACCCAAACATTACTGATACTCAATTTTTTAATATTTTAGAATTTGGTGGTGATGTTACTTTAGATTTTCCGAGAATTTGGATGCCTTTTGTAGATACAAAAAAAATTATACCCTTTTACATGTTACCACAAACTAGAGTAACCGTAGGTACTAGTTTACAAAAAAACATAGGCTTAGATAAGCAAACATTTAATGCTATTTTGGGTTATAATTGGACACCAAAAACCGAAGTCAAAAACCAAATAGAATTATTAAACATACAATATGTTCGCAATGTAAATCAAGATAGATTTTACAATGTATACCAAAACAGTTATAGTAGATTAGATAATATTGCTGATGATTATGAAACTGAACCTTCACTGACTAGCTTTTACGATGATACTGATGACACAGGTAGATTACGACTAACTATACCTGATGGAACAACGGGTTTTACTAATGCCATTTTATCAGGTTCTGTAGCATCAACAGAAGACGATTTTAGCCAAGTCAGAAGTCTTGAAGAACGAAGAGATCGATTAACACAAAACAATTTAATATTTACAACCAACTACTCTTTTTCTAAAAGCAACAAAGCAACCTTAACAGACAATAGCTTTCATCAATTTAAATTTAAACTAGAAAGTGCTGGTAATTTTCTTTCAGCCATATCTGAAGTTATAAACTTTGAAGAAGATGAAAATCAAAATAAATTAATTCTAGGAGTTCCATACTCTCAGTATGTAAAAACAGAATTCGATTATATAAAACATTGGGAGCTATCACCTTCAAACGTTTTGGCTTTTCGAAGCTTCTTCGGAATTGCTGTACCTTTTGGTAATTCAGACAACATACCTTTTGCTAGAAGTTATTTTGCAGGTGGCTCATACGACAACAGAGCTTGGAGTCCATACTCATTAGGACCAGGAAGAACAGATAATGAAAATGATTTTAATGAAGCAAATTTAAAAATTGCATTGAACTTAGAATATAGGTTTCCTATAGCTGGTAATATAAAAGGAGCTTTATTTGCTGACGGTGGAAATATTTGGAATGTATATGACAATGTAGAAGACCCTGATGCGACATTTAACGGAATAAGTTCATTAAAAGACGTTGCCTTAGGAACAGGTTTCGGCGTCCGTTATGATTTTACTTACTTTGTTTTCAGAGTAGATTTAGGATTTAAAACCTATAATCCGGCAAATGAAATATCAAAAAGATGGTTTAGAGATTTTAATTTTTCAGATTCCGTAATACAAATAGGTATTAATTACCCATTCTAA
- a CDS encoding VF530 family DNA-binding protein: MQDKQDQKQLNNPLHGVKLADILEFLVEKYGFKELSLQVNINCFKSNPTIKSSLKFLRRTPWAREKVEQLYLQSIK, from the coding sequence ATGCAAGACAAACAAGATCAAAAACAACTCAACAACCCGTTACACGGAGTTAAACTTGCTGATATACTTGAATTTTTAGTCGAAAAATATGGCTTTAAAGAACTTTCATTACAAGTTAATATCAATTGTTTTAAAAGTAACCCTACAATAAAATCTAGCTTAAAATTTTTACGCAGAACACCATGGGCAAGAGAAAAGGTTGAACAATTATATCTACAATCAATTAAATAA
- a CDS encoding polyribonucleotide nucleotidyltransferase: MIPKVFKEVIDLGDGREISIETGKLAKQAHGSVVVQSGKCMLLCTVVSNYKQSDVDFLPLTVDYREKFAAAGRYPGGFFKREARPSDGEVLTMRLVDRVLRPLFPKDYHAETQVMIQLMSHDDDVMPDAMAGLAASAAIQLSDFPFECPISEARVARVNGEFVINPTRAQLAESDIDMMIGASADSVMMVEGEMDEISEEEMADAIKFAHEAIKVQCAAQVKLAEAFGKKETREYTAEREDADLAKKIHDMAYDKVYAIAKAGSSKKERSTAFSEIKEEIKATFSEEELADYGDLVSKYYAKAEKAAIRTLTLDEGLRLDGRKTDEIRPIWCEVDYLPSTHGSSIFTRGETQALATVTLGTSRDANKIDMPSYEGEENFYLHYNFPPFCTGEARPLRGTSRREVGHGNLAQRGLKGMIPADCPYTVRVVSEVLESNGSSSMATVCAGTMALMDAGVQMTRPVSGIAMGLISDAESGKYAVLSDILGDEDHLGDMDFKVTGTSDGITACQMDIKVKGLSYEILVNALKQAREGRLHILGKITDTISAPAASVKDHAPTMVTRRIPNEFIGALIGPGGKVIQEMQKETETTIVINEDPVTEEGIVEILGVGNKGIDAVMAKIDSLLFKPTVGSAYEVKVIKMLDFGAVVEYAEAPGNEVLLHVSELAWERTENVSDVVNMGDVFDVKYFGVDPKTRKEKVSRKALLPKPEGYVARPPRDDKRSGGRDNRGSRDNRSRDNRNDDRKPREDKKED, translated from the coding sequence ATGATTCCAAAAGTTTTTAAAGAGGTTATAGACCTTGGCGATGGAAGAGAAATTTCTATCGAAACCGGAAAATTAGCAAAACAAGCTCATGGTTCGGTTGTAGTACAATCAGGAAAATGTATGTTATTATGTACAGTTGTTTCTAACTACAAACAAAGTGATGTAGATTTTTTACCGTTAACAGTAGATTACCGTGAAAAATTTGCAGCAGCAGGTCGTTACCCAGGTGGTTTCTTTAAAAGAGAAGCAAGACCTAGTGACGGTGAAGTGTTAACAATGCGTTTAGTGGATCGTGTTTTACGTCCATTATTCCCAAAAGATTACCACGCTGAAACACAAGTTATGATTCAATTAATGTCTCATGACGATGATGTTATGCCAGATGCAATGGCAGGTTTAGCAGCATCAGCAGCTATTCAATTATCTGATTTCCCATTTGAGTGTCCAATCTCTGAAGCAAGAGTTGCACGTGTTAATGGTGAATTCGTTATTAACCCAACTAGAGCTCAATTAGCAGAGTCTGACATCGATATGATGATTGGAGCATCGGCTGATTCTGTAATGATGGTTGAGGGTGAAATGGATGAAATTTCTGAAGAAGAAATGGCAGATGCAATTAAGTTTGCTCATGAAGCTATTAAAGTACAATGTGCTGCTCAAGTAAAATTAGCAGAAGCTTTTGGTAAAAAAGAAACACGTGAATACACTGCTGAAAGAGAAGATGCTGATTTAGCTAAGAAAATTCATGATATGGCATACGATAAAGTATATGCTATTGCTAAAGCAGGTTCTTCTAAAAAAGAAAGAAGTACTGCATTTTCTGAAATTAAAGAAGAAATTAAAGCAACTTTCTCTGAAGAAGAATTAGCTGATTATGGTGATTTAGTTTCTAAATATTACGCTAAAGCTGAAAAAGCTGCAATTAGAACTTTAACATTAGATGAAGGTTTACGTTTAGATGGTCGTAAGACTGACGAAATTAGACCAATCTGGTGTGAGGTAGATTACTTACCATCAACACACGGTTCTTCTATTTTTACTCGTGGAGAAACTCAAGCATTAGCAACAGTTACTTTAGGTACTTCTAGAGATGCTAATAAAATAGATATGCCATCTTATGAAGGCGAAGAGAATTTCTATTTACATTATAACTTCCCTCCTTTTTGTACAGGTGAAGCTAGACCATTAAGAGGAACATCTCGTAGAGAAGTTGGTCATGGTAACCTAGCGCAACGTGGTTTAAAAGGAATGATTCCTGCTGATTGTCCTTACACAGTACGTGTTGTATCTGAAGTATTAGAATCTAACGGTTCTTCTTCAATGGCAACTGTTTGTGCTGGTACAATGGCATTAATGGATGCTGGTGTTCAAATGACAAGACCTGTTTCTGGTATTGCAATGGGATTAATTTCTGATGCAGAATCTGGAAAATACGCTGTATTATCTGATATTTTAGGTGATGAAGATCATTTAGGAGATATGGATTTTAAAGTTACAGGTACTTCAGATGGTATTACTGCTTGCCAGATGGATATTAAAGTAAAAGGATTAAGCTACGAAATTTTAGTGAATGCACTAAAACAAGCTCGCGAAGGTCGTTTACATATATTAGGTAAAATTACTGATACTATTTCTGCTCCAGCTGCAAGCGTAAAAGATCACGCTCCAACAATGGTTACTAGAAGAATTCCAAACGAATTTATCGGTGCTTTAATTGGTCCAGGTGGTAAAGTAATACAAGAGATGCAAAAAGAGACTGAGACAACTATCGTTATTAACGAAGATCCAGTAACTGAAGAAGGTATCGTTGAAATTTTAGGTGTTGGTAATAAAGGTATTGATGCTGTTATGGCAAAAATAGATTCTTTATTATTTAAACCTACAGTTGGTAGTGCTTACGAAGTGAAAGTAATTAAAATGTTAGATTTTGGTGCAGTTGTAGAATATGCTGAAGCTCCAGGAAATGAAGTTTTATTACATGTATCTGAATTAGCATGGGAACGTACTGAAAATGTATCTGATGTAGTAAACATGGGTGATGTTTTTGATGTGAAGTACTTCGGTGTAGATCCAAAAACACGTAAAGAAAAAGTTTCTCGTAAGGCATTGTTACCAAAACCAGAAGGTTATGTAGCAAGACCACCAAGAGATGACAAACGTTCTGGTGGACGTGATAATAGAGGTTCTCGTGACAACAGAAGTCGTGATAACCGAAATGACGATAGAAAACCAAGAGAAGATAAGAAAGAGGATTAA
- the accD gene encoding acetyl-CoA carboxylase, carboxyltransferase subunit beta, which yields MSSWFKRKEKGIQTATEEKKDTPKGLWYKSPTGKIVESDELAKNFYVSPEDDYHVRIGSNEYFQILFDDNKFKELDAKLSSKDPLKFEDTKKYAERLKAAQAKTGLTDAVRTGVGKSLGKDVVICCMDFAFIGGSMGSVVGEKIARGIDQAIKKKVPFIMISKSGGARMMEAALSLMQLAKTSAKLAQLADAGLPYVSLCTDPTTGGTTASYAMLGDINISEPGALIGFAGPRIVKDFTGKDLPEGFQTAEFLLEHGFLDFISHRKNLKSKINLYIDLIQNNPVRS from the coding sequence ATGTCGTCTTGGTTTAAGAGAAAAGAAAAAGGAATACAAACAGCAACGGAAGAAAAAAAAGACACTCCTAAAGGTCTTTGGTATAAATCTCCAACAGGTAAAATTGTTGAGTCAGATGAACTAGCAAAAAACTTTTATGTAAGTCCAGAAGATGATTACCATGTAAGAATTGGTAGTAACGAATATTTTCAAATACTTTTTGATGATAACAAATTCAAAGAATTAGATGCTAAATTAAGTTCTAAAGATCCTTTAAAATTTGAAGACACTAAAAAATATGCTGAGCGTTTAAAAGCCGCTCAAGCAAAAACAGGACTTACAGATGCCGTAAGAACTGGTGTTGGAAAATCACTAGGAAAAGATGTTGTTATTTGCTGCATGGATTTTGCTTTTATTGGCGGATCAATGGGTAGTGTTGTCGGAGAGAAAATTGCACGTGGTATTGATCAAGCGATAAAAAAGAAAGTACCATTTATAATGATTTCAAAATCTGGTGGTGCTCGTATGATGGAAGCTGCGCTTTCATTAATGCAATTAGCTAAAACATCAGCTAAATTAGCACAACTTGCTGATGCAGGCCTACCTTATGTATCATTATGTACCGACCCTACAACTGGTGGTACCACAGCATCATATGCTATGCTAGGTGACATAAATATTTCTGAACCAGGCGCCTTAATTGGTTTTGCTGGCCCAAGAATTGTAAAAGATTTTACAGGTAAAGACCTTCCTGAAGGTTTTCAAACAGCAGAGTTTTTATTAGAGCATGGGTTTTTAGATTTTATATCACATAGAAAAAATTTAAAAAGTAAAATAAACCTATACATTGATTTAATTCAAAATAATCCTGTTAGGTCATAA
- the rpe gene encoding ribulose-phosphate 3-epimerase — protein MSKIKIAPSLLAADFGNLQRDIEMVENSTADWHHIDVMDGVFVPNISYGMPVVKTINTHAKKPLDVHLMIVDPDRYIKTFADLGAANLTVHYEACTHLHRTLQAIKAEGMKAGVALNPHTNINLLEDIINDIDIVLIMSVNPGFGGQSFIENTYTKVKALKALIQKKGANTIIEIDGGVTASNAKALHDAGADVLVAGSFVFNSENPTQTIKELKEATA, from the coding sequence ATGAGTAAAATTAAGATAGCACCTTCGCTTTTAGCAGCAGATTTTGGAAACCTTCAACGTGATATAGAAATGGTTGAGAACAGTACAGCCGACTGGCACCATATTGATGTTATGGATGGCGTTTTTGTTCCAAACATATCATACGGAATGCCCGTTGTAAAAACAATAAATACACATGCTAAAAAACCGTTAGATGTACATTTAATGATTGTAGACCCTGACAGATATATTAAAACTTTTGCTGATTTAGGTGCCGCAAATCTTACTGTTCATTATGAGGCATGCACACATCTGCACAGAACACTACAAGCCATTAAAGCTGAAGGAATGAAAGCTGGTGTTGCATTAAACCCACATACAAACATCAATTTATTAGAAGACATTATTAATGATATTGATATTGTGCTTATAATGAGTGTAAATCCTGGTTTTGGAGGCCAATCATTTATTGAAAATACATATACTAAAGTAAAAGCACTTAAAGCTTTAATACAAAAAAAAGGAGCTAACACTATAATTGAAATTGATGGCGGTGTTACAGCTTCAAATGCTAAAGCTTTACATGATGCTGGTGCAGATGTTTTAGTTGCAGGTAGTTTTGTTTTTAATAGCGAAAATCCGACTCAAACGATTAAAGAACTTAAAGAAGCTACTGCGTAA